In one window of Azoarcus olearius DNA:
- a CDS encoding ABC transporter permease, with translation MSLYTLLGAFEIGLIFSLVALGVFISFRLLRFPDLTVDGSFPLGGAVAATLIASGHDPFVATAAAALAGALAGLLTGWLNVRLKIMDLLASILVMIALYSINLRVMGRPNVPLITEPTVFALLQPESLADYVFRPLLLVGVVVVAKLGLDWFFTTELGLAMRATGSNPRMARAQGANTGRMLLGGMALSNALVGLAGALFAQTQGGADISMGVGTIVIGLAAVIVGESILPSRKLVLATLAVIAGAIVYRFFIALALNSDFIGLQAQDLNLVTAALVTVALVLPMAKRRLPGRKGS, from the coding sequence ATGTCGCTCTATACCCTGCTCGGCGCGTTCGAGATCGGGCTGATTTTCAGCCTGGTCGCGCTGGGCGTTTTCATCTCTTTCCGCCTGCTGCGTTTTCCGGACCTCACCGTAGACGGCAGCTTTCCACTCGGCGGCGCGGTGGCCGCCACGCTGATCGCGTCCGGCCACGATCCCTTCGTTGCCACTGCGGCCGCGGCGCTCGCCGGGGCCCTCGCGGGTCTGCTGACGGGCTGGCTGAACGTGCGCCTGAAGATCATGGACCTGCTGGCCAGCATCCTGGTGATGATCGCGCTGTACTCGATCAATCTGCGGGTGATGGGGCGGCCCAACGTGCCTTTGATCACCGAGCCGACCGTGTTTGCGCTGCTGCAGCCGGAGTCGCTTGCCGACTATGTGTTCCGGCCGCTGTTGCTGGTGGGCGTGGTGGTGGTGGCCAAGCTCGGGCTCGACTGGTTCTTTACCACCGAACTCGGACTGGCGATGCGCGCCACCGGCTCCAATCCGCGCATGGCGCGCGCCCAGGGGGCGAATACCGGGCGCATGCTGCTGGGCGGCATGGCCTTGTCGAATGCGCTGGTCGGGCTTGCCGGTGCGCTGTTCGCGCAGACCCAGGGCGGGGCGGACATCTCGATGGGGGTCGGCACGATCGTGATCGGGCTGGCCGCGGTGATCGTCGGCGAAAGCATCCTGCCTTCGCGCAAGCTGGTTCTCGCCACGCTGGCGGTGATCGCCGGCGCCATCGTCTACCGCTTCTTCATCGCGCTGGCGCTCAACAGCGACTTCATCGGCCTGCAGGCGCAGGACCTCAACCTGGTGACCGCGGCGCTGGTAACCGTGGCGCTGGTGTTGCCGATGGCCAAGCGCCGCCTGCCCGGCCGCAAGGGGAGCTGA
- a CDS encoding bacteriohemerythrin: MQQMEWGEQLALGLGRMDTTHREFVELYNLLAASEAEDFINRLDAFIVHTEAHFDQENRWMEQVNFPGCHRAEHDRVLTVMRDVRERAARGDAFLGRRLVEELPPWFENHVNGMDAALAFHLQTIGFDVEREAFIEGRQEGCGDAASGPCACSSAPAPSAVA, encoded by the coding sequence ATGCAACAGATGGAATGGGGTGAGCAACTTGCACTCGGGCTGGGCCGGATGGACACCACCCATCGCGAATTCGTCGAGTTGTACAACCTGCTGGCGGCTTCGGAGGCGGAGGATTTCATCAACCGCCTCGACGCCTTCATCGTTCACACCGAGGCGCATTTCGACCAGGAAAACCGCTGGATGGAGCAGGTGAACTTTCCCGGTTGCCACCGTGCCGAGCACGATCGCGTACTGACCGTGATGCGCGATGTCCGCGAGCGCGCGGCGCGCGGCGACGCTTTCCTTGGCCGTCGCCTCGTCGAGGAACTGCCGCCGTGGTTCGAAAATCACGTCAATGGCATGGATGCGGCGCTGGCTTTCCACCTGCAGACCATCGGCTTCGATGTCGAGCGCGAGGCTTTTATCGAAGGGCGCCAAGAGGGGTGCGGCGATGCTGCCAGCGGCCCGTGTGCGTGCTCCTCGGCGCCCGCTCCCAGCGCGGTGGCCTGA
- a CDS encoding glutathione S-transferase N-terminal domain-containing protein, translated as MMNLYSGTTDPFSHRCRIVLFEKGMDFEVIDVDLYNKPEDIAVINPYNRVPVLVDRDLVLYESNIINEYIDERFPHPQLMPPDPIMRARARQLLHTFEHELFSHIEALEANQKGVDKTRAHVRDHLVQLAPIFTKQKFMLGEEFSMLDVAIAPLLWRLEHYGIELPKTAAPLMKYAERIFSRQGFIDALTPSEKVMRR; from the coding sequence ATGATGAATCTGTATTCCGGCACGACCGATCCCTTCAGTCACCGCTGCCGGATCGTGCTCTTCGAAAAGGGCATGGACTTCGAGGTGATCGACGTCGATCTCTACAACAAGCCCGAAGACATCGCCGTCATCAACCCGTACAACCGGGTGCCGGTGCTGGTGGACCGCGATCTCGTGCTGTACGAGTCGAACATCATCAACGAGTACATCGACGAGCGCTTCCCGCATCCGCAGCTGATGCCGCCCGACCCGATCATGCGCGCGCGCGCGCGCCAGCTGCTGCATACCTTCGAGCATGAGCTGTTTTCGCACATCGAGGCGCTTGAGGCGAACCAGAAAGGTGTCGACAAGACCCGTGCCCATGTGCGCGACCACCTCGTGCAACTGGCGCCGATCTTCACCAAGCAGAAGTTCATGCTCGGCGAGGAGTTCTCGATGCTCGACGTGGCGATCGCGCCGCTGCTGTGGCGGCTGGAGCATTACGGGATCGAACTCCCGAAGACCGCGGCACCACTAATGAAGTACGCGGAGCGTATTTTCAGCCGTCAGGGCTTCATCGACGCGCTGACGCCCTCCGAAAAGGTCATGCGCCGTTAA
- a CDS encoding ClpXP protease specificity-enhancing factor, protein MSNISTKPYLIRAIYEWCTDQGYTPYIAAVVDEETRVPPGYARDGQIVLNVGQDATHQLHMDNDLITFQARFNGVVHSLVIPVGNVVAIYARENGHGMAFEVEGAAEADVAGDAPAASTPAPVPVESSTDGGSRPPPRGNHLKIVK, encoded by the coding sequence ATGAGCAACATATCCACCAAGCCCTATCTGATCCGCGCGATCTACGAATGGTGTACCGACCAGGGATACACCCCTTACATCGCCGCGGTCGTCGATGAAGAAACCCGCGTGCCGCCGGGGTATGCGCGCGACGGCCAGATCGTGCTCAACGTGGGCCAGGACGCGACCCATCAGCTCCACATGGACAACGACCTGATCACCTTCCAGGCGCGGTTCAATGGCGTGGTCCATTCGCTGGTCATTCCGGTCGGCAACGTGGTTGCGATCTACGCCCGCGAGAACGGCCACGGGATGGCATTCGAGGTGGAAGGTGCCGCGGAGGCCGATGTGGCGGGCGATGCGCCGGCCGCTTCGACGCCGGCACCCGTGCCGGTGGAAAGCAGCACGGACGGCGGTTCCCGTCCGCCGCCGCGCGGCAACCATCTCAAGATCGTGAAGTAA
- a CDS encoding autotransporter assembly complex protein TamA: MRCSLRLATAVVLLCAAGVAGAQSPLEIELDVPDRLRPLLEQHVRALRDDALRPEDPADRRALVRRTRKEVADLLATEGYFSPEITVDRGERWRLSVDPGPRTTVAAVELGFEGELGDDPAMAGRVEELRRAWSLQVGEPFRQADWDDAKRSLIDEVSRRRYAAARITASRAEVDPENAAVGLAVTVDSGPAFRLGELDVRGLEHLPADLVARYSTLQAGDFYDRDLLLVFQTSLQNAPYFASVVVDVEADPARAAAVPVRVQVSEALPRRVGFGVGFSSNTGYRVEGSFRDANLFGRAWELVSGLRLEQRRQSAYADVFLPPRDVRHRDSVGALMERSDLEGLRLSTQAVGVARSTVRGDIETRIALRYQHEELRPDGAKATEHDTLTANWTWTRRAVDNLLDPRRGFVLEFQVGGGSSIALAEQDFVRLYSRFVRYQPVGDTDNLILRLEGGVTLAPSRQGIPQDFLFRTGGAQTVRGYAYQSLGVREGDAVVGGRYLGVASAEYVHWFRPQWGSAFFVDAGDAADDRRGFDPKVGYGVGARWRSPAGPLAADLAWSQEERRLRLHFGVAIAF, from the coding sequence GTGCGCTGCAGCCTGCGCCTCGCCACAGCGGTCGTGCTGCTGTGTGCTGCGGGTGTGGCGGGCGCGCAGTCGCCGCTGGAGATCGAACTCGACGTTCCCGACCGCCTGCGTCCGCTGCTCGAACAGCATGTGCGGGCACTGCGCGATGACGCGCTGCGGCCCGAGGACCCGGCCGATCGTCGGGCGCTGGTACGCCGCACGCGCAAGGAAGTGGCCGACCTGCTGGCCACCGAAGGCTATTTTTCCCCCGAGATCACGGTGGACCGCGGGGAACGCTGGCGCTTGAGCGTCGATCCCGGCCCGCGAACCACCGTGGCTGCGGTCGAACTTGGCTTCGAAGGCGAACTCGGCGACGACCCGGCGATGGCCGGACGTGTCGAGGAGTTGCGCAGGGCGTGGAGCCTGCAGGTGGGCGAGCCGTTCCGGCAGGCGGACTGGGACGACGCCAAGCGCAGCCTGATCGATGAGGTGAGCCGGCGCCGCTACGCGGCGGCGCGCATCACCGCGAGCCGTGCCGAAGTCGATCCGGAGAACGCCGCGGTGGGGCTCGCCGTCACTGTCGATAGCGGCCCCGCCTTTCGTCTGGGCGAACTCGACGTGCGCGGCCTGGAGCATCTTCCGGCCGACCTGGTCGCGCGCTACAGCACCTTGCAGGCGGGCGATTTCTACGACCGCGACCTGCTGCTGGTCTTCCAGACGTCCTTGCAGAACGCGCCGTATTTCGCCTCGGTGGTGGTGGACGTCGAGGCAGATCCTGCGCGCGCCGCCGCGGTGCCGGTGCGGGTGCAGGTCAGCGAGGCGCTGCCGCGGCGGGTGGGGTTCGGTGTGGGCTTTTCCAGCAACACCGGCTACCGCGTCGAAGGCAGCTTTCGCGACGCCAACCTTTTTGGCCGCGCGTGGGAGCTGGTGTCCGGGCTGCGGCTGGAGCAGCGGCGCCAGTCCGCCTATGCGGACGTCTTTCTGCCGCCGCGCGACGTGCGTCATCGCGACAGCGTGGGCGCGCTGATGGAACGCAGCGACCTCGAGGGCCTGCGCCTGTCCACCCAGGCGGTTGGCGTGGCCCGGAGCACGGTGCGGGGTGATATCGAAACGCGTATCGCACTGCGCTACCAGCACGAGGAGCTGCGGCCCGACGGCGCGAAGGCGACCGAGCACGACACCCTTACCGCCAACTGGACCTGGACGCGCCGCGCGGTCGACAACCTGCTCGACCCGCGCCGCGGTTTCGTGCTGGAGTTCCAGGTCGGGGGCGGCAGCAGCATCGCGCTCGCCGAGCAGGATTTCGTCCGGCTCTACAGCCGCTTCGTGCGCTACCAGCCGGTCGGCGACACCGACAACCTCATCCTGCGCCTCGAAGGAGGCGTCACCCTCGCGCCCTCGCGCCAGGGTATCCCGCAGGACTTCCTGTTCCGTACTGGCGGCGCGCAGACGGTGCGCGGTTACGCCTACCAGAGCCTGGGCGTGCGGGAGGGCGACGCGGTGGTCGGCGGCCGCTATCTGGGCGTGGCCAGCGCCGAGTACGTGCATTGGTTCAGGCCGCAGTGGGGGAGCGCCTTTTTCGTCGATGCGGGCGATGCGGCCGATGATCGGCGCGGCTTCGACCCCAAGGTCGGCTACGGGGTGGGGGCGCGCTGGCGCAGCCCCGCGGGGCCGCTTGCGGCCGATCTCGCATGGTCGCAGGAGGAGCGGCGTCTCCGTCTGCATTTCGGTGTCGCCATCGCGTTCTGA
- a CDS encoding class 1 fructose-bisphosphatase: MRRVTLTQFLIEQQRAGRVSADLRLLIEVVARAVKAISVNVSKGALAGVLGEAGTDNVQGEAQKKLDVIANEILLQANEWGGHLAAMASEEVETVHQIPFDYPKGGYLLLFDPLDGSSNIDVNISVGTIFSVLRFPEGEAEPTEQSFMQPGREQVAAGYAVYGPSTQLVLTVGHGVHAFTLDREMGSFIYTQPFMTIPDDTHEFAINASNARFWEEPVQRYVGELQAGKTGPRGKDFNMRWVASMVADVHRILTRGGIFMYPLDEKCRAQGGKLRLMYEANPMAMLVEQAGGAATTGRERILDLMPTKLHQRVPVILGSRNEVERVTAYHCES, translated from the coding sequence ATGCGTCGTGTGACACTTACCCAATTCCTCATCGAGCAGCAGCGTGCAGGGCGCGTCTCGGCCGATCTGCGTCTGCTGATCGAGGTCGTCGCACGCGCGGTGAAGGCGATCAGCGTCAATGTCTCGAAGGGCGCGCTGGCCGGCGTGCTGGGCGAGGCGGGCACCGACAACGTGCAGGGCGAAGCGCAGAAGAAGCTCGACGTCATTGCCAACGAAATCCTGCTACAGGCCAATGAGTGGGGCGGGCACCTGGCGGCGATGGCGTCCGAAGAGGTCGAGACGGTGCACCAGATCCCGTTCGACTATCCGAAGGGCGGCTATCTGCTGCTGTTCGATCCGCTCGACGGTTCGTCCAATATCGACGTCAACATTTCGGTCGGCACCATCTTCTCGGTGCTGCGTTTTCCCGAAGGCGAGGCCGAGCCGACCGAGCAGAGCTTCATGCAGCCGGGCCGCGAGCAGGTCGCTGCGGGCTATGCGGTGTATGGACCGTCGACCCAGCTGGTGCTCACCGTGGGCCACGGCGTGCATGCATTTACGCTGGACCGCGAGATGGGCAGCTTCATCTACACCCAGCCCTTCATGACCATTCCCGACGACACCCACGAGTTCGCGATCAACGCCTCCAACGCCCGCTTCTGGGAGGAGCCGGTGCAGCGCTACGTGGGCGAACTCCAGGCGGGCAAGACCGGCCCGCGCGGCAAGGACTTCAACATGCGCTGGGTTGCGTCGATGGTGGCCGACGTGCACCGCATCCTCACCCGTGGCGGCATCTTCATGTATCCGCTCGATGAGAAGTGCCGCGCGCAGGGCGGCAAGCTGCGCCTGATGTACGAGGCCAATCCGATGGCAATGCTGGTGGAACAAGCCGGCGGCGCGGCCACCACCGGGCGCGAGCGCATCCTGGACCTGATGCCGACCAAGCTTCACCAGCGTGTGCCGGTGATCCTCGGTTCGCGCAACGAGGTCGAGCGTGTGACCGCCTATCACTGCGAGTCCTGA
- a CDS encoding cytochrome b produces MTTKSQALLNWVDERFPLTSSIKGHLTEYYAPKNFNFWYFFGSLALLVLVIQIVTGIFLVMHYKPDASLNAAGVPVAFASVEYIMRDVPGGWLIRYLHSTGASAFFIVVYLHMFRGLLYGSYRKPRELIWIFGTLIFLALMAEAFMGYLLPWGQMSFWGAQVIVNLFSAIPLIGPDLSLVIRGDFVVSDATLNRFFSFHVIAVPLVLIGLVAAHIVALHEVGSNNPDGVEIKKKKDANGIPLDGIPFHPYYTVKDIVGVVAFLFFFSAVVFFAPEGGGYFLEFNNFIPADPLKTPPHIAPVWYFTPFYSILRAVTYPLFGLDAKFWGVVAMGASVVIIAFLPWLDRSPVKSVRYKGPIFKAALVVFVICFFILGYLGVLPPTPGRTLVSQICSVLYFAFFLAMPWYSKLDKCKSEPERVTFK; encoded by the coding sequence ATGACGACCAAATCCCAAGCCTTGCTGAACTGGGTCGACGAGCGCTTCCCGCTCACTTCGTCGATCAAGGGTCATCTGACCGAATACTACGCGCCGAAGAACTTCAACTTCTGGTACTTCTTCGGCTCGCTGGCGCTGCTGGTGCTGGTGATCCAGATCGTCACCGGCATCTTCCTGGTGATGCACTACAAGCCGGACGCATCCCTGAATGCCGCCGGTGTGCCGGTCGCGTTCGCCAGCGTCGAGTACATCATGCGCGACGTGCCGGGCGGCTGGCTGATCCGCTACCTGCACTCCACCGGCGCATCCGCGTTCTTCATCGTGGTGTACCTGCACATGTTCCGCGGCCTGCTCTACGGTTCCTACCGCAAGCCGCGCGAACTCATCTGGATCTTCGGCACGCTGATCTTCCTGGCGTTGATGGCGGAGGCCTTCATGGGCTACCTGCTGCCGTGGGGTCAGATGTCGTTCTGGGGCGCCCAGGTGATCGTGAACCTGTTCTCGGCGATCCCGCTGATCGGGCCGGACCTGTCGCTGGTCATCCGCGGTGACTTCGTCGTCTCCGACGCCACCCTGAACCGCTTCTTCTCCTTCCACGTCATCGCCGTGCCGCTGGTGCTGATCGGCCTCGTCGCCGCCCACATCGTGGCGCTGCACGAAGTCGGCTCCAACAACCCGGACGGTGTGGAAATCAAGAAGAAGAAGGACGCCAACGGCATCCCGCTCGACGGCATCCCCTTCCATCCGTACTACACGGTGAAGGACATCGTCGGCGTGGTCGCCTTCCTGTTCTTCTTCAGCGCGGTGGTGTTCTTCGCGCCCGAAGGTGGCGGCTACTTCCTGGAGTTCAACAACTTCATCCCGGCCGACCCGCTGAAGACCCCGCCGCATATCGCGCCGGTGTGGTACTTCACCCCGTTCTACTCGATCCTGCGCGCGGTGACCTACCCGCTGTTCGGCCTCGATGCGAAGTTCTGGGGCGTGGTGGCGATGGGCGCGTCGGTGGTGATCATCGCCTTCCTGCCGTGGCTGGACCGCAGCCCGGTGAAGTCGGTGCGCTACAAGGGTCCGATCTTCAAGGCCGCGCTGGTGGTCTTCGTGATCTGCTTCTTCATCCTCGGCTACCTCGGCGTGCTGCCGCCCACCCCGGGCCGCACCCTGGTGTCGCAGATCTGCTCGGTGCTGTACTTCGCGTTCTTCCTCGCGATGCCGTGGTACAGCAAGCTCGACAAGTGCAAGTCCGAACCGGAAAGGGTGACCTTCAAATGA
- a CDS encoding ABC transporter substrate-binding protein — protein MSLIKPAARMLAALALCLPFATLVAAQQKSVAVTAIVEHPALDAVRDGVKDALAKAGYEDGKNLRWQYQSAQGNTGTAAQIARKFVGDQPDVIVAIATPSAQAVVAATKQVPVVYSGVTDPVAAQLVPGMGPSGSNVTGVSDMLALDKQVELIRRVVPAAKRVGMVYNPGEANSVVVVKALRELLPKHGMSLVEAAAPRSVDVGSAARSLTGKVDVIYTNTDNNVVSAYESLVKVGNDAKIPLVAADTDSVKRGAIAAVGINYRDLGEQTGRMVVRILKGEQPGAMASETSSKLELFVNPAAAKKQGVQLSDELLKSAARIIE, from the coding sequence ATGTCGCTGATCAAGCCCGCCGCCCGCATGCTTGCCGCGCTGGCCTTGTGCCTGCCGTTCGCCACCCTGGTCGCCGCCCAGCAGAAGTCGGTCGCCGTGACCGCCATCGTGGAGCATCCGGCCCTCGATGCGGTGCGCGATGGGGTCAAGGACGCGCTCGCCAAGGCCGGCTACGAGGACGGCAAGAATCTCAGGTGGCAGTATCAGAGCGCCCAGGGCAACACCGGCACGGCGGCCCAGATCGCGCGCAAGTTCGTTGGTGACCAGCCGGACGTCATCGTCGCGATCGCGACCCCGTCGGCGCAGGCGGTGGTGGCAGCGACCAAGCAGGTGCCGGTGGTCTATTCGGGCGTCACCGATCCGGTGGCCGCGCAGCTCGTGCCGGGCATGGGGCCCTCGGGCAGCAATGTCACCGGCGTGTCGGACATGCTGGCGCTGGACAAGCAGGTCGAGCTGATCCGTCGCGTGGTGCCCGCGGCCAAGCGCGTCGGCATGGTCTACAACCCGGGCGAGGCCAACTCGGTCGTGGTGGTGAAGGCGCTGCGGGAGCTGCTGCCCAAGCACGGCATGAGCCTGGTAGAGGCCGCCGCGCCGCGCTCGGTCGACGTCGGCTCTGCGGCGCGCAGCCTCACCGGCAAGGTCGACGTGATCTACACCAACACCGATAACAACGTGGTTTCGGCCTACGAGTCGCTCGTCAAGGTCGGCAACGACGCCAAGATTCCGCTGGTTGCCGCTGACACCGACAGCGTCAAGCGTGGCGCGATCGCGGCGGTGGGGATCAACTACCGTGACCTCGGCGAGCAGACCGGGCGCATGGTCGTGCGCATCCTCAAAGGCGAACAGCCGGGCGCCATGGCGTCCGAGACCAGTTCCAAGCTCGAACTGTTCGTCAATCCCGCCGCGGCGAAGAAGCAGGGCGTGCAGTTGTCGGACGAGTTGCTGAAGTCGGCCGCCAGAATCATCGAATAA
- a CDS encoding glycosyltransferase: MNILMVSDVYFPRVNGVSTSIETFRRSLHQQGVRSTLIAPAYPGGGADDDGVLRIPSRFVPLDPEDRMMRSGHIAARADELAGEGFDLIHIHTPFVAHYAGLALARKLRLPCVATYHTFFEEYLFHYVPTLPRSWLRALARRFSRTQCNALHAVIVPSRAMAAALLDYGVERPLEILPTGIPPDQFQGGDGRFFRSRYEIPADARLLLFVGRVAHEKNIGFLIEMIDHLRHTEPRALLLITGEGPALATLRNAVAQRGLERHVRFLGYLDRHSELHDCYRAADLFVFASRTETQGLVLLEAMALGTPVVALAQMGTCDILEGETGCRIGPDDPAAFAALVASLLSRPELLERLAGEARQRARHWHADDIAARLVRLYARWIDASGSPRRVPALTAGSAGRRRLTSRS, from the coding sequence ATGAACATCCTGATGGTTTCCGACGTGTACTTTCCCCGCGTGAACGGCGTCAGCACATCGATCGAGACGTTTCGCCGCAGCCTCCACCAACAGGGCGTGCGCTCGACGCTGATCGCCCCGGCCTACCCGGGCGGCGGCGCGGACGACGACGGGGTTCTCCGCATTCCATCGCGCTTCGTTCCGCTCGACCCCGAAGACCGCATGATGCGGAGCGGCCACATCGCGGCGCGCGCCGATGAACTCGCGGGCGAGGGCTTCGACCTGATACACATCCACACCCCCTTCGTCGCCCATTACGCCGGCCTCGCGCTGGCGCGAAAGCTCCGCCTGCCCTGCGTGGCCACCTACCACACCTTCTTCGAGGAATACCTGTTCCACTACGTCCCGACACTGCCACGCAGCTGGTTGCGCGCGCTCGCGCGCCGGTTCTCGCGCACGCAGTGCAATGCGCTCCACGCCGTCATCGTTCCCTCGCGGGCAATGGCGGCGGCACTGCTGGACTACGGCGTCGAACGCCCGCTTGAAATCCTTCCCACCGGCATCCCCCCCGACCAGTTCCAGGGCGGCGACGGACGCTTCTTCCGCAGCCGCTACGAGATTCCGGCCGACGCCAGACTGCTGCTGTTCGTCGGCCGCGTGGCCCACGAAAAGAACATCGGCTTCCTGATCGAGATGATCGACCACCTGCGGCACACCGAACCACGCGCGCTGCTGCTGATCACCGGCGAAGGTCCGGCGCTGGCGACGCTGCGGAACGCGGTCGCGCAGCGCGGGCTCGAGCGCCACGTCCGCTTTCTCGGCTACCTCGACCGCCACAGCGAACTGCATGACTGCTACCGGGCGGCCGATCTGTTCGTGTTCGCCTCCCGCACCGAAACGCAGGGTCTGGTACTGCTGGAGGCGATGGCGCTCGGCACGCCGGTCGTGGCGCTGGCGCAGATGGGAACCTGCGACATCCTCGAAGGGGAGACCGGTTGCCGTATCGGCCCGGACGACCCTGCAGCCTTTGCCGCCCTGGTCGCGAGCCTGTTATCGCGGCCCGAGTTGCTCGAACGTCTCGCCGGCGAAGCCCGACAGCGCGCGCGCCACTGGCATGCGGACGACATCGCCGCGCGCCTGGTCCGGCTGTACGCACGCTGGATCGACGCCAGTGGCAGTCCGCGCCGCGTGCCCGCGCTGACAGCGGGCAGCGCGGGCCGCCGCCGGCTTACTTCACGATCTTGA
- a CDS encoding D-amino acid dehydrogenase produces the protein MHVMVLGAGVTGVTTAWYLRQAGFEVSIVDRQPAPGMETSFANGGQISVSHPEPWANPSAPLTVLRWLGREDAPLRFRPHAQAAQWRWALSFLHECLPWRSRRNTAAIAALAMDSARRLRELRETAALHYDQRQRGILHLFYNRSSFASVAARVRELQHFGMDVRACSAAECVAIEPALGHVASTLRGGLYAPDDESGDAHLFTQALAERLREDGVRFHLNTRIERLSQTGGRIDGVEVRDEAGRTGILLADHYVLCLGSYGTALMARLGVRLPIYPVKGYSLTAAVIAPERAPEVSLTDESRRIVCSRLGDRLRVAGTAELDGFNTALRPERGRMLADWLNSRFPGAIDPAAATLWAGLRPATPGNVPLIGKSPFERLWYNTGHGTLGWTLACGSGAATADLIAGRRPTPRFPFR, from the coding sequence ATGCATGTGATGGTTCTCGGCGCCGGCGTCACCGGCGTCACCACCGCCTGGTATCTGCGCCAGGCGGGCTTCGAGGTCAGCATCGTCGACCGTCAGCCAGCCCCCGGCATGGAAACCAGCTTCGCCAACGGCGGACAGATTTCGGTCAGCCATCCGGAGCCGTGGGCCAATCCCTCCGCACCCTTGACGGTACTGCGCTGGCTGGGGCGCGAGGACGCGCCGCTGCGGTTTCGTCCTCACGCCCAGGCCGCGCAATGGCGATGGGCGCTGTCCTTCCTGCACGAATGCCTGCCCTGGCGCAGCCGCCGCAACACTGCGGCCATTGCCGCGCTGGCGATGGACAGTGCCCGGCGCCTGCGCGAGCTTCGCGAGACGGCCGCCCTGCACTATGACCAGCGGCAGCGCGGCATACTCCATTTGTTCTACAACCGCAGCAGCTTCGCCTCCGTGGCGGCGAGGGTGCGCGAACTGCAGCATTTCGGGATGGATGTGCGCGCATGCTCGGCGGCCGAATGCGTAGCAATCGAGCCGGCGCTCGGTCACGTCGCATCCACGCTGCGCGGCGGGCTCTACGCGCCGGACGACGAATCGGGCGACGCACATCTGTTCACCCAGGCGCTGGCGGAGCGCCTGCGCGAAGACGGCGTGCGCTTCCACCTCAATACGCGGATCGAACGCCTCTCGCAGACGGGCGGGCGGATCGACGGGGTGGAGGTGCGCGACGAGGCCGGCCGCACCGGCATCCTGCTCGCTGATCATTACGTGCTGTGCCTTGGCAGCTACGGCACGGCACTGATGGCGCGGCTGGGCGTGCGCCTGCCGATCTACCCGGTCAAGGGCTATTCGCTGACCGCAGCGGTGATCGCGCCGGAGCGGGCGCCGGAAGTGAGCCTCACCGACGAATCCCGCCGCATCGTGTGCTCCCGCCTGGGTGACCGCCTGCGGGTCGCGGGCACCGCGGAACTGGACGGCTTCAATACTGCGCTGCGTCCGGAGCGGGGGCGGATGCTGGCCGACTGGCTGAACAGCCGCTTCCCGGGTGCGATCGACCCGGCGGCGGCGACGCTATGGGCCGGCCTGCGCCCCGCCACGCCCGGCAACGTACCGCTGATCGGCAAGAGCCCGTTCGAGCGCCTCTGGTACAACACCGGCCACGGCACGCTCGGGTGGACGCTGGCCTGCGGTTCGGGCGCCGCCACTGCCGACCTCATCGCCGGCCGGCGGCCGACGCCGCGTTTTCCGTTCCGCTGA
- a CDS encoding cytochrome c1 yields MKSRVMSFIKRVAAVAAFAPALAMAAGDVLHLDKAPVSKDPAALQHGAKIFVNYCLNCHGASYLRYNRLQEIGLSEQLIRDNLLFTGEKTGDLMKIAMQRDEAKAWFGAAPPDLTVIARSRASEFGSGADWLYTYLRQFYRDPARPTGWNNVIFANVGMPHALWQLQGEQVAKVTTDEHGAKHVELQLAKPGLLSVEDYDKTVADLVSFLVWMGEPVAEKRRSIGTVVLIFLAGLFVLSYALKKSFWKDIH; encoded by the coding sequence ATGAAATCGCGTGTCATGAGTTTCATCAAGCGCGTGGCCGCGGTCGCGGCTTTCGCGCCGGCCCTGGCGATGGCCGCCGGTGACGTCCTGCACCTGGACAAGGCGCCGGTCAGCAAGGATCCGGCCGCCCTGCAGCATGGCGCCAAGATCTTCGTCAACTACTGCCTGAACTGTCACGGTGCGTCCTACCTGCGCTACAACCGCCTGCAGGAGATCGGCCTCAGCGAGCAGCTGATCCGCGACAACCTGCTGTTCACCGGTGAAAAGACCGGCGACCTGATGAAGATCGCGATGCAGCGCGACGAAGCGAAGGCCTGGTTCGGCGCCGCGCCTCCGGATCTCACGGTGATCGCGCGTTCGCGCGCGTCCGAGTTCGGGAGCGGGGCCGACTGGCTCTACACCTACCTGCGCCAGTTCTACCGCGATCCGGCCCGTCCCACCGGCTGGAACAACGTGATCTTCGCCAACGTCGGCATGCCGCATGCGCTGTGGCAGCTGCAGGGCGAGCAGGTCGCCAAGGTGACCACCGACGAGCACGGCGCCAAGCATGTCGAACTGCAACTGGCCAAGCCGGGCCTGCTGTCGGTCGAGGACTACGACAAGACCGTCGCCGACCTGGTCTCCTTCCTGGTGTGGATGGGCGAACCCGTTGCCGAGAAGCGCCGCTCGATCGGCACCGTGGTGCTCATTTTCCTGGCTGGCCTTTTTGTGCTGTCCTACGCTCTGAAGAAGAGTTTCTGGAAGGACATTCATTGA